The stretch of DNA TCCAAACTCTTTAATCCCACCctacccaaaaattaaaaaaaaaaaaaaaaaaaaagggcctgCATTTTAAATGTTAGAATGTGCATCCTTGTTGGGTggtaaaatagataaatttggCATTTGCTGGAATTCAATTTTACAGCACACAGTGTACATGTATCTAATGTAGCACTTAGTAAAAATCTTTCGGCAAACGCAAAATGTGCCCATCAACTAAAAGGTTCcatgacaggttgtcgaagcctgtgcaataataaatacctgctcaaactaaaagtaatttctgtagatagcggtgagtagggtcgaatccacagggattgggagtaattgtttctttttaaattcacagtgacaaaggggggtgtttttatctcaggggtgacaatttaaacaatccaactaaaagtaaaataataagaataaaatagccaactagaaattcaataacaatttactaaaatcaaaggatctagccaaggaataacttcagcaatggtgcacctaattgatcattgaagcaaaggcaattccaattatttatcaataaataagttataactaccaaacaagcgatggcagtcaatccctccttactgtgtcggtgatcaaggtacgcccgttaatcactactctaattgagaaataatcctaggtacgcccgtagaatttaattccccaattgccttacgtattagaggagccctattctaaccaaataacatactaccagggttattttagattagcccgcgtattcccctgacacaaacctaatcataccagttatcactattttgaaacaattaaacaattacgaattTAATGTCCCAATTGataatagattatcaaattaactaattatccggatccaagacaatcaattaattaaataatcataaccATAGCAAGCAagaaatatgcgaataccaatgaataaaaggaaaagataaaattaaatcgatctcacaagtTTTAGACGAATCAAAATCTctgttgttccttgactagagggAGGAGATTAATTCATACTTGGTACGAAAAACCCACGCAAAAATGTAAAGAAAGCAGTGGCCATTGTCCTAATTGTTCCAGGCATATGCGACAAGAGAGCCACAAAGGACGAAAGactaaagtcaaaaagaaaactTGCTACAGAGAATGATTTCTTTGCTTTCTTATGGCCTCTGACATACATACGAGAATTGAGGTTAAGCCAAAAGCCAAccaaagaaaagtcaaaaactAAAGCTTCCAAGTAGTTCCCTTGTGCGGCGGCTCTCTCCCGAGAGGGAGAAGAAGGAGCTCCCCTTTCCCTGCGCAATTTTCCTATATAAAGTAGTGTTCCTTGCGACGGCTGCTGTGCGGAAAAATGAAGACTTCGGTCCAATTTGCCCAACAAGGGCTCACGTTTTGTTGTTTCAAAAATGCCCCTAGGACAAGCTCTATCATCTGAACTCTTTTCCTGCCAAATTAGCACCTGTTattatattttcgttctactccctgaaataaatgcaaaatactaaaagtgagtagaatccagcaattaatTCACATCGGGTCAGATAATAGGgataattaataataaaataaatgataaaatcgcAACCTATCATTCCAGGCGGTTTACTATAACAAATTTATTGCCAACCACAAAACAGAACCAGGTGGAAGAAGCTGAACTAGAAAAAACCAAAAGACAGGAATACACTCACGAACTTACCGTATGAAATTGCTAAAATGCTTCAAAAACCATCTAAAGAAAACAGCTAACCGCTTTATTTGGTCAGCTAATTTCATGTAGTGGTACGTAGGATCCCAGTCATACATACTGTCGATTGATTCAGCGTACCCGCAGGAAAGGTGCATCGGCACGCCTGTCAGAGCAGTAGAGACATGGATGCTGATGCTCGTTTCTTAATTTATATCTAATAGTCTCCACGAGCTCTGCGTTGCTCATCATGGGACCGCGCAGGTTCCGCAATGTAGAGCAAAGTTCAGCAGTAAACAGACCATAAGGGCGACGATGTTTCCCATCATCGTCGACTGCGGTTTCGTTGGACTGGCATCCACTGATAAGAATGCCACGATCAACCCTGGCATCGGGATCAACATGCCGTCGGAACAGGATGCTGGCTTGATTTCCGTAAATGTCTCTCAAGAGTGTTCCAATATCTGAACTGTCTACGTAACTCAAAGGTCTCAAATGCCGCAAAACCGATTCGATGGGCATCCTTTTGGCTCTGCGACCGCCGCCAATGTTACCGTAATTGTAGGACCTTGAGGCATGGCAAACATCTGGACGAAATCCAGGTCCAACTTGCTCCTTGGTCTGACCTATTAGCCCCCCACTGTGGCAGGAGTCTGCTATCATAACGAAATCAGCACCATATGGCATGTCATTTACCATATCTCGAAAGTCTGCACCTGTTGACGAAGTAATTAATGTAGGAGTTTGTTAGTATAGAGTATAGAGTGCACATCCAGATGTGTTTTGAACTACTAATGTTTAGGAATGGTGAGAAGGTGAACAGGATAACTGTGTAATTTGATATGAACTTTAGCTAAGGTCCATTTGGATGTGTGTGTTTTCAAGGATGTATATACTAAACTTGAACAATAGATGTGTGTATGAATAAAACGCCTAAAGTGGTGTTTGTTTTAGAAGAATTTCACGAATGTTTTCAATATTTGGTAGTTGCATAATTTCTCCGCCCTTCCGTCACCGGCCATTATCTTGCTAAGATCGGCGCGGAGGGGATTGAAGAAGGGGGAACGAAGAGAACGGAAGGGGTGTTTTTGTGAGGGTTTCCTTGGACATGTTACGTAATTTCacatttttttgctttttttttttttggaatgatTTGAGAAGGATTTTTGTCAAAATAGGCCATCCAAACACATATAGCTTAAATTTGGGCTTTGGCATGGTGGCAATTACTACTGATACTGTAATTAAACTCACTGAAAATGAGGTTCCGGTCACAGGGGACAATTGCTTCCTGTCTGTTGCAGCCGCGGCTTCCCCTGAAATCCTCATATATTCCATGGCCGCTAAAATAGAACAACAAAACATCGCCGGGCTCCGCCTGCTCAATCATCTCATAAAGCTCAGTTCTTATAACCTCACCTGTGGGCAGCAAAGgggagctacgcttatcagtGAGAACTTCCACATTAGCACGATGAAAACCGAAACTATTTATCAGCAGGTGTTTCATTGCAAACACATCATTGTAGCAGCCTCGTAGTTCATCCCGATCCCCCAAATAGCAGCAACCAACTAATAAAGCGTATCTACCCATCCCTCGAAAGTTTTGAGTACAAAGAAACTATATACGACTGTCAAGGAAATATGAAGTTGAAATGATTCAAGGTGAATGAGGGATGCATTAGGAGACTCATCACTTGTGGGTATGTATGGATGTCTTTCAACAAAGTGCCATTCCAAATTTGGAATCCAATTCCGTAGTCTACGGTTGCTTTTGATCAATTTTATCAGGCTTGGTAGGCCACTTATGGTTCCCATTTCTGCAAgtgctctttctttttttctttttttacaaGGACAAAGTAGATAGTTTGTCGCTGATCAAAGTATACGTGACTCTTTTCGCCGTTTACTCTACACTTAATTGGCCAGTTATaaatcttcaattttttcaaatttgccTCACATTTGCACCTTTCAAACTTTTTATAACTCTTTCTCCCCTTTGTTTTCCTAAGTCTCATTTCTTCAGATATACCCATGAAGAAATAAAACTATTGCTTTTATCCTATTGAAAATTTAAAAGCCAACTTGAGAAAGGGGAGAATTTAAAAAGAATTGTAAGTTAAATTTTAATGACAACTAAAAATTGTCTCATTTTCATGCATGATTGAATTGCACCGTTAACCTCTGGGTCATGACCATGTCAATTGTACTCTCTAGTAGAAATtgccaatttcattaattcgcCTCACAGTTTCTTGTGTATCTTGGGAGAGTGCTCCAAGAACAAAGGAAAATTTGGAACTGATGATGCTCGAATGGGGACTGGACTACAAGTGCTCGATAAGCTAGATAGGACTATTTTGTATACCTATAGCCATATACAGAAGTCCTTAGTATTTACTGCAAAATTATAGGCTTTTTGAGTACATGTTGCAAGCATGGATAGAAAAGAACTATAATATAATAGATGGAGTACATATTGTACAGTTCTAATGGattcgaaagaaaaaaaaaaaaagtgggatGCCCTTTCTCTCCCTTATCATTTCATTGCAATTTGCAAGCGACAATGATTTGCCAAATTTCTATGTTTATGGCAGCCAACGTTTGATTAGAGCCATggcaaaacaaaaataaaaaagcgaCGCGTTAATTGTAAAGTCTATACATGTGATTCACAGGATATAGGAATCCCCTTTATTAAAACTGGAGGGCAGAAATTCTGTCCGCAGACAAAGTATCATGTACCAGGGTGGAGCCACCTTGGGTGAGAAATTCACTTCCTTCAAGCATAAGCAAACATGAATGGTCACTATAACAGGTGCCTTTttccaaataaataaataccaaaataaatattaaaatattGATAGATGTCgagtctgtgcaataataaatatcaaaaattgacaagtgccgaatctgtgcaataataaaaacctactcaataaaatacaaatttttatatatagtggtaagcagggtcaaATTTACAGGAACTgggaaaattttgtttcttctagAGCACAAAGTACAGGGGAATTGTTATAAAAAATgagaataattaaataattcaaATAAAAAGGATTAAATGACAATTGATCAAAATTgaatcaataataaataaactttagtcaagaaataacttcggagataattcactcaattgatcattgatgcaataaTAATTCCATTTATTCACTGATAAACAaattataactgccaaacaaacGATAACAGTCAATTTCTCCTTGCTGTATTGATaattaaggtacgaccgttaactactactctaatcaagaaataactttGATACTGACAGGTTGTCGATAcatgtgcaataataaaaataaacctaattgccaattaaaataaccaaaacccgattccaagtactggagcagggactctaggtgtacaatggattacttgattcaccctgttcccgaagagtttgcttgctCCGATATGCCGGAATGGGATGGCTTTTTcacaataattattaatatgtaAACAGGGCAAATAGGGTCGTATCCTTAGGGACTggagatatttgtctcttttgaagTCCAAAGTAA from Coffea eugenioides isolate CCC68of unplaced genomic scaffold, Ceug_1.0 ScVebR1_1802;HRSCAF=2724, whole genome shotgun sequence encodes:
- the LOC113755873 gene encoding metacaspase-9-like: MGRYALLVGCCYLGDRDELRGCYNDVFAMKHLLINSFGFHRANVEVLTDKRSSPLLPTGEVIRTELYEMIEQAEPGDVLLFYFSGHGIYEDFRGSRGCNRQEAIVPCDRNLIFSADFRDMVNDMPYGADFVMIADSCHSGGLIGQTKEQVGPGFRPDVCHASRSYNYGNIGGGRRAKRMPIESVLRHLRPLSYVDSSDIGTLLRDIYGNQASILFRRHVDPDARVDRGILISGCQSNETAVDDDGKHRRPYGLFTAELCSTLRNLRGPMMSNAELVETIRYKLRNEHQHPCLYCSDRRADAPFLRVR